The Rhodothermus marinus DSM 4252 genome window below encodes:
- a CDS encoding DNA adenine methylase: MMKRKIYVPPIKTQGIKTKLVEWIINQINFEIKGRWIEPFMGSGVVGFNLRPKRAIFADKNPHIINFYDAIKNREITSQKVKIFLEREGRMLLERGEEYYYEVRDRFNKYHDPLDFLFLNRSCFNGVIRFNSKGEFNTPFGKKPDRFRKAYITKIANQVRYVEECIHKYDWIFIAQDFRKTIMEANQDDVIYCDPPYIGRHTNYFDIWTEQDEYDLYKLLSQFKGKFILSIWYKNKYRENEFIKKFWNKFNIITRNHFYHVGGKEINRNPMIEALVLNFEPNNIKEPQEHGGRRD, encoded by the coding sequence ATGATGAAAAGGAAAATATATGTTCCACCAATAAAAACTCAAGGGATAAAAACGAAACTAGTAGAGTGGATTATAAATCAGATAAACTTCGAAATTAAAGGAAGATGGATAGAACCTTTTATGGGATCTGGAGTAGTTGGATTTAATCTACGACCTAAACGAGCAATTTTTGCAGACAAAAATCCACACATAATCAACTTTTACGATGCAATCAAAAATAGGGAAATTACTTCTCAGAAAGTAAAAATATTTCTGGAAAGAGAGGGCAGGATGTTACTTGAAAGAGGAGAAGAATATTATTATGAAGTCAGAGATAGATTTAATAAATATCACGACCCTTTAGATTTTCTTTTTCTTAATAGGTCTTGCTTCAATGGTGTGATACGATTCAATAGTAAAGGAGAATTTAATACGCCGTTTGGAAAGAAACCAGATAGATTTAGAAAGGCATATATAACAAAAATAGCTAACCAAGTTAGATATGTGGAGGAGTGCATCCATAAATATGACTGGATATTTATTGCTCAGGACTTTAGAAAGACAATAATGGAAGCGAATCAAGACGATGTCATTTATTGCGATCCCCCTTACATAGGGAGGCATACTAACTATTTCGATATTTGGACAGAACAAGATGAATATGATTTGTATAAATTGCTTTCTCAATTCAAGGGTAAATTCATTCTTTCTATTTGGTATAAAAATAAATACAGAGAAAATGAGTTCATTAAAAAATTTTGGAATAAATTTAACATCATAACGAGAAATCATTTCTATCATGTTGGTGGGAAAGAGATAAACCGAAATCCAATGATAGAGGCACTAGTATTAAATTTCGAACCAAATAACATTAAAGAACCTCAAGAACATGGGGGGAGAAGAGATTGA
- a CDS encoding restriction endonuclease subunit S, translated as MECVREAKRLRQQVLEDAERLWQSVLADAFPRPGSDLPYGWHWVRLEEIFEVQQGASMSPKRRAGRNPKPFLRTKNVLWGTVDLSLIDEMDFTDKEIEKLRLQPGDLLVCEGGDVGRTAIWEGQLPLVLYQNHIHRLRAKDAEVEPRFFMYWMQAAYQVFLAYQGAESRTAIPNLSGRRLKNFNAPLPPLSEQRRIVAHLEAVQEKIRALKAAQEETDEELKRLEQAILDRAFRGEL; from the coding sequence ATGGAGTGCGTGCGGGAGGCGAAGCGGCTGCGCCAGCAGGTCCTCGAGGACGCCGAGCGGCTCTGGCAATCGGTCCTCGCCGACGCCTTCCCCCGCCCCGGCTCCGACCTGCCCTACGGCTGGCACTGGGTGAGGTTGGAGGAGATCTTCGAAGTCCAACAAGGCGCTTCGATGTCACCCAAGCGCCGAGCCGGTCGTAACCCCAAACCCTTTCTAAGGACGAAGAATGTTCTTTGGGGGACAGTCGACCTTTCGCTTATTGATGAGATGGATTTCACGGACAAGGAGATAGAGAAACTGCGCCTTCAACCCGGTGACCTTCTGGTTTGTGAGGGAGGTGACGTGGGTAGGACCGCCATCTGGGAAGGGCAACTACCCCTTGTCCTCTATCAGAATCACATACACCGCCTTCGTGCCAAAGATGCGGAGGTTGAACCACGCTTCTTCATGTACTGGATGCAAGCTGCCTACCAAGTATTTTTAGCCTACCAAGGCGCAGAAAGCAGAACAGCTATTCCCAACCTGTCTGGTCGTCGCTTAAAAAATTTCAACGCTCCCCTCCCTCCTCTCTCCGAACAGCGCCGCATCGTGGCGCACCTGGAGGCGGTGCAGGAGAAGATCCGCGCCCTCAAGGCCGCCCAGGAGGAAACGGACGAGGAACTGAAGCGCCTGGAGCAAGCGATTTTGGACAGAGCCTTTCGGGGAGAACTCTAG